The genomic stretch AAAATCAATATCGGTCAGGCCACCGGCCAGACGTTTGAGGTCAAACCCATGGGCTGGTGGCTTCTCCTTCAACAGACGATAGCGCATCGCCAGCACATCGCCGCGCACTTTCTCCGCATCGCGCTTTCGCGTCAGAATGGCCTCTATCTCGGCATCAATAGTCTGCACCAAACCGGCATCACCCGCGATGGCGCGGGCCTTGACCATGGCCATTTCTTCCCAGGTCCAGGCATCACTTTCATAATAGCGCCGAAACGTCGGCAACCGTACGGCAGCCGGTCCCGCCCCGCCGGACGGGCGCAGCGCCATGTCCACATCGTAGAGACTGCCCTCTTCCGTCTGGGCCGAGAGGGCGGTCACAAAACGCCTGACATATCGCGTGAACCAGTTGACCGCATCCAGCGGTCGCTCATGCGACGAACGCGCGCCATCCGGCGTATCGTAAACAAAAATCAGATCAAGATCAGAGACGATGGTCAGGCTGTCTGCACCAAGGCGCCCAAGTCCAATAACGGCCAGTTCCCCCGTCACAGGGCCATGATTGCGACACATTTCCACATGAGCGGTTGGCAGAGCCGCTTCAATGGCAGCATCAGCCAGTCTTGAATAATGCCGCGCCAGATCACGCACAGATGTCTGCGTCATCAGCATACGATAGGTCACGCGGAAACGCGCTTCGCGCACCTCGCGGCGCAGCGTGTTCAACTGGTCCTCAAAATTCCCGGCTTCCTGCACCAGGGCCAACAGATCCTCAGGTTCTGTATCGCTGCGATCATCCTCAACGACGGCACTCACGAATGTTTCACTGACCAGCGACTCAATAAGATGCGCATGGGATGCAAGGCTTTGCCCCAGACGCGGCGACAGCGTACACAGACGGATCAACGTATCCAGGATTTCCACATTGCTCTGCAGTAGGGAGAAAAACTGCACCCCTGCAGGCAGTTGCCTCAACAGAAGGTCAAAGGCCTGAAACGCCTGCTGCGGCGTGTCTGTCCGCGACAGACTTTGCAGAATGACCGGCACAAGCCGGGTCAGTATCTCACGCGCCCTTGCCGATCTCGTTGCCCGAATTCCGCCTGCGTGCCATTTCCGAATGGCCGAGGAAACAGAAGCCGGCGTATCAAATCCCATATTTTCAAGTGTTTTCAGCGTATCAGGGTGATCGTCCACCCCGGTGAAAACGAGTGATCCTTTTTCAAGTGTCAGACGTTCGCCTTCTTCAAACAGTTCAGCATAGTGATCATGAACGGTATTCAAGGCACTCAACGTATCTGCTTTCAGGCCATCCGCATCATCATACCCGGCAAGATGTGCAACGCGCAAAATATGCGCCGGATCTTTTGGTATCTGATGCGTCTGTGCGTCATTCACCATCTGCAAGCGATGCTCAAGGCAGCGCAGAAACAGATAGGCGTCTCTTAATTCGTGCTCCACATCCCAGCGAATATGCCCCGCACTTGCCAGCGCCTGAAGACCCCCAAGCGTGGTGCGCTCGCGCAATGCAGGATTGCGTCCGCCAAGGATCAACTGCTGTGTCTGAACATAAAATTCAACTTCTCGGATGCCGCCCCGGCCCAGCTTGATATCATGGTCCGCGAAGTCAAACCCGCCCATACCTTTTACAGCGTGTATCTGCCGCTTGATCGAATGAATATCTTCAATCGCCGCAAAATCGAGATACTTGCGCCAGATGAACGGCGTCAGAAAAGCCTTTATCTTTTTCTGCACGTCAGCATGACCCGCAATAATCCGTGCCTTGCTGAAAGCTGCGCGCTCCCAGTTCTGACCGTAATTTTCGTAATAGCGTTCTGCCGCCTCAATCGTCACGGCCGCTGCGGAAGTACCCGGATCAGGCCGTAGACGAAGATCAGTGCGGAATACATATCCGTCCGCCGTCTGATCCTGCAGAATACTCACAGCCAGTTGCGTTACACGCGCGGCAACTTTTCTGGCATCGCGCAGCCGCTCCGGCACGCCGTCGCGCTCCAGGAAGGTCTGTAACCGGCCTGCGTCATAAAAAACGACAAGGTCAATATCGCTTGAATAGTTCAGCTCAAACGCGCCATGCTTGCCCATGGCCAACACCGCCATACCGCTTTCCTGAACTGCGCCCGGCACAGTCACCTGCATCACTTCCTGCAAGGCAGAATTGAATGCAGCAATAACAGCCGCATCAGCAAAACGGGACAATGTGTCCATGACCTGCAAGTCCGACCAGACACCTGAAAGATCGTACAGGGAAAGTACGATCATCAGCCGATCCTTCAACTTGCGTAAATCAGCCTTGACTGTTTCGGCGGGCCCAGTGCAGCAAAGCGCATCATGGATAATGCTCTCCGTCAATTCCTCGGGCGGCGCGGCCAGCAATAGCGGCAAGTGTGATTGCCATCGGAGAAACAGGCGCTCCAGATATGGCGACCCACTGGCCGCTTTCACCAGCAGGTCGCACACTGATGCATCAAGACTGTCTAAATTCAGCGCCGTTTCAAGGCGTGCACGAACCATTTCGTCATGCAGCCGTGGCCATTGGGATTTATCAATGTCCCCGATCTGGCTGCTGAATGCGTCGC from Parvularcula sp. IMCC14364 encodes the following:
- a CDS encoding bifunctional [glutamine synthetase] adenylyltransferase/[glutamine synthetase]-adenylyl-L-tyrosine phosphorylase, giving the protein MSDSDAFSSQIGDIDKSQWPRLHDEMVRARLETALNLDSLDASVCDLLVKAASGSPYLERLFLRWQSHLPLLLAAPPEELTESIIHDALCCTGPAETVKADLRKLKDRLMIVLSLYDLSGVWSDLQVMDTLSRFADAAVIAAFNSALQEVMQVTVPGAVQESGMAVLAMGKHGAFELNYSSDIDLVVFYDAGRLQTFLERDGVPERLRDARKVAARVTQLAVSILQDQTADGYVFRTDLRLRPDPGTSAAAVTIEAAERYYENYGQNWERAAFSKARIIAGHADVQKKIKAFLTPFIWRKYLDFAAIEDIHSIKRQIHAVKGMGGFDFADHDIKLGRGGIREVEFYVQTQQLILGGRNPALRERTTLGGLQALASAGHIRWDVEHELRDAYLFLRCLEHRLQMVNDAQTHQIPKDPAHILRVAHLAGYDDADGLKADTLSALNTVHDHYAELFEEGERLTLEKGSLVFTGVDDHPDTLKTLENMGFDTPASVSSAIRKWHAGGIRATRSARAREILTRLVPVILQSLSRTDTPQQAFQAFDLLLRQLPAGVQFFSLLQSNVEILDTLIRLCTLSPRLGQSLASHAHLIESLVSETFVSAVVEDDRSDTEPEDLLALVQEAGNFEDQLNTLRREVREARFRVTYRMLMTQTSVRDLARHYSRLADAAIEAALPTAHVEMCRNHGPVTGELAVIGLGRLGADSLTIVSDLDLIFVYDTPDGARSSHERPLDAVNWFTRYVRRFVTALSAQTEEGSLYDVDMALRPSGGAGPAAVRLPTFRRYYESDAWTWEEMAMVKARAIAGDAGLVQTIDAEIEAILTRKRDAEKVRGDVLAMRYRLLKEKPPAHGFDLKRLAGGLTDIDFICQYLALVHGAEHGRFPRHIADMLPVFAAQGIMSSTHQAQLLGAWQDYEIVLQLRRAALGYARQGQDMSQALLEVIGWRLGGEQPEQIEDRLITHTQHVKAVFRDIVGPF